A portion of the Krasilnikovia cinnamomea genome contains these proteins:
- a CDS encoding rhodanese-like domain-containing protein, translated as MFGPQVPSVGAAEVGPDAYLIDVREPDEWAAGHAPGAHHVPMMEIPARMAEVPQDADVVVVCRSGGRSGQVVSYLSGNGWDNVRNLDGGMQSWAAVGRDMVSENGQPAHVL; from the coding sequence GTGTTCGGACCACAGGTACCCAGCGTGGGCGCGGCCGAGGTCGGCCCCGACGCATACCTCATCGACGTACGGGAGCCCGACGAGTGGGCGGCCGGGCACGCGCCCGGGGCTCACCACGTACCGATGATGGAGATCCCGGCGCGGATGGCCGAGGTGCCGCAGGACGCCGACGTGGTGGTGGTGTGCCGCTCCGGCGGCCGCTCCGGCCAGGTGGTGTCGTACCTGTCCGGCAACGGCTGGGACAACGTGCGCAACCTCGACGGCGGCATGCAGTCCTGGGCCGCGGTCGGCCGCGACATGGTCAGCGAGAACGGTCAGCCGGCCCACGTCCTGTGA